A single region of the Sorghum bicolor cultivar BTx623 chromosome 7, Sorghum_bicolor_NCBIv3, whole genome shotgun sequence genome encodes:
- the LOC8064018 gene encoding uncharacterized protein LOC8064018, which yields MGGVTYQRLLSHSQGSQSQRPRGGDGGGGGGGVRARAWVLLRWAAVRLSCAARRRYWCGAGRARRLAWPGLCARGATAAAVAAPERKGGGGRRSAAAGAGAGAAVVGYDSASYARNFDDGAWKADEGVSWAGPSGAFFPRASIGATAVNTAGGDSVPSSIH from the coding sequence ATGGGCGGAGTAACGTACCAGCGGCTGCTCTCGCACTCGCAGGGGAGCCAGAGCCAGCGACCGcgtggcggcgacggcggcggaggcggaggaggcGTGCGGGCGAGGGCGTGGGTGCTGCTGCGGTGGGCGGCCGTGCGGCTGAGCTGCGCGGCGAGGCGGCGGTACTGGTGCGGCGCCGGCCGCGCGCGGAGGCTGGCGTGGCCGGGGCTCTGCGCAAGAGGCGCCACGGCGGCGGCCGTGGCCGCGCCGGAGAGGAAGGGCGGTGGCGGCAGGAGgagcgcggcggcgggcgccggagctggggccgcggtggtggggTACGACTCCGCCAGCTACGCGCGCAACTTCGACGACGGCGCGTGGAAGGCCGACGAGGGCGTGTCCTGGGCCGGCCCCAGCGGCGCGTTCTTCCCCCGCGCCAGCATCGGCGCCACCGCCGTGAACACCGCCGGCGGTGACTCCGTTCCGAGCTCCATTCACTAG
- the LOC8055171 gene encoding wall-associated receptor kinase 2 has protein sequence MEFSRRLLLLCLPVVVWVLGSAAAAAAIDDVPVSPRPNCPTTARCGDIDVPFPFALERRCAINNDKRFHLNCTETVGGTKLFNGKLEVINISVQDNKAWIKTRISRQRYNESAIKGLTTKGERMNIIGTPYVLSRQDNKIIVLGCNRIVSYIISSYYRVGCLPTCVENPVKGTCHPNAGCCQLDLPKDVKSTEALFVQLNNNNSQTWREYPWNYVTVMDKEAFEFSTTYLTSTAFYDANNAGVPVVMEWGITNNKKCKDPKILKNGSACVSKNSECTETDAGYACKCSEGYEGNPYLINGCKDINECENPVHYSCYGVCRNLPGSHQCWCPHGTYGSHLTDGGCVKGSSTGLSIGLGVGSGTCFLVLALISPSIMRKIKTRKHKQKFFKQNHGLLLQQLISRNANISERMIITLRELEKATNNFDKERVIGGGGHGIVFKGNLGPNVVAIKKSKIVVQREINEFINEVVVLSQVNHRNVVKLLGCCLETEVPLLIYEFISNGTLYHHLHVGGLSWADRLRIALEVARALSYLHSAASVPIFHRDIKTTNVLLDDNLTAKVSDFGASRYIRIDQTGVTTAIQGTIGYLDPMYYKTSRLTDKSDVFSFGVVLVELLTRKKPFFYQSDNGDDLVSHFTSLLIEGRPDEIIDPQVMEEDDGEILEVARLATWCTKLRAEDRPPIREVEMKLENLFFRKRQVPSIKTSWSIYGPNPTKDHNNSIESVSNEASRQYTMEMEILLSAAYPR, from the exons ATGGAGTTCtcacgtcgtcttcttcttctctgcCTTCCGGTGGTCGTGTGGGTGCTcggctccgccgccgccgccgccgccatagaCGACGTCCCGGTGTCACCGAGGCCCAACTGCCCAACGACCGCGAGGTGCGGCGACATCGACGTCCCGTTCCCGTTCGCGTTGGAACGACGGTGCGCAATCAACAACGACAAGCGCTTTCATCTCAACTGCACGGAGACAGTGGGCGGCACCAAGCTGTTTAATGGTAAGTTGGAGGTGATCAATATCTCCGTGCAGGATAACAAGGCCTGGATCAAGACTCGTATATCTCGGCAACGCTACAACGAATCCGCGATTAAGGGGTTGACAACCAAGGGGGAGAGGATGAACATTATCGGCACGCCCTACGTGCTTTCGCGCCAAGATAACAAAATCATCGTTCTCGGCTGCAATAGGATTGTTAGCTACATCATCAGCAGCTAT TACAGGGTCGGCTGCCTGCCGACATGCGTGGAAAATCCCGTGAAGGGCACATGCCATCCTAATGCAGGGTGCTGCCAGTTGGACCTCCCCAAGGACGTGAAGTCTACTGAAGCCTTGTTCGTCCAGTTGAACAACAACAATAGTCAGACATGGAGGGAGTACCCATGGAATTATGTTACTGTGATGGACAAGGAAGCCTTTGAATTCAGCACCACTTATCTCACCTCGACGGCGTTCTATGACGCAAATAATGCAGGGGTGCCTGTTGTGATGGAATGGGGGATCACAAATAATAAGAAATGTAAAGATCCAAAAATTCTCAAGAATGGGTCTGCCTGTGTTAGCAAGAATAGCGAATGCACCGAAACTGATGCTGGCTATGCCTGTAAGTGCTCCGAGGGATACGAAGGCAATCCTTACCTCATCAACGGATGCAAAG ATATAAATGAGTGTGAGAACCCAGTACACTACTCATGCTATGGTGTCTGCCGAAACTTACCCGGGAGTCACCAGTGCTGGTGTCCACATGGTACATATGGAAGCCATTTGACGGATGGGGGATGTGTCAAGGGTTCATCCACAG GTTTAAGCATCGGGCTTGGAGTAGGTAGTGGCACATGTTTCTTGGTTCTAGCACTCATCAGCCCCTCCATAATGCGTAAGATCAAGACAAGAAAACATAAACAAAAGTTTTTCAAGCAAAATCACGGTTTATTGTTGCAACAACTGATATCACGAAATGCAAACATCAGCGAGAGGATGATTATTACCTTAAGGGAGCTAGAGAAAGCTACAAACAATTTTGACAAAGAGCGTGTGATTGGTGGTGGAGGGCATGGTATCGTGTTTAAAGGGAATCTAGGTCCAAATGTTGTGGCAATCAAGAAATCGAAGATTGTAGTACAAAGAGAAATCAATGAATTCATAAATGAAGTCGTCGTTCTTTCTCAAGTGAACCATAGAAATGTGGTTAAGCTCTTAGGATGTTGCCTCGAGACAGAAGTTCCACTTCTGATTTATGAGTTCATTTCAAATGGGACCCTTTATCATCATCTTCATGTTGGAGGATTATCATGGGCTGATCGATTGAGAATTGCACTTGAAGTTGCTAGAGCACTATCCTACCTACATTCGGCTGCTTCAGTGCCAATATTTCATAGAGATATTAAAACCACCAACGTACTTCTTGATGATAATTTAACTGCAAAGGTATCTGATTTTGGTGCTTCAAGGTACATCAGAATTGATCAAACTGGAGTGACTACAGCCATTCAAGGAACAATTGGTTACTTAGATCCCATGTACTACAAAACAAGTCGGTTAACTGATAAGAGTGACgtttttagttttggtgtagtTCTTGTTGAATTGCTAACTAGAAAAAAGCCATTTTTCTATCAGTCTGACAATGGTGATGACCTTGTTTCACATTTCACTTCATTGCTCATAGAAGGCAGACCAGATGAAATAATAGATCCTCAGGTTATGGAAGAGGATGATGGAGAAATCCTAGAAGTAGCTAGATTGGCGACATGGTGTACCAAATTGAGGGCAGAAGACCGGCCTCCAATAAGAGAAGTGGAGATGAAATTGgaaaatttattttttaggaAGAGGCAAGTTCCTTCCATTAAAACATCTTGGAGTATATATGGTCCTAATCCAACCAAGGATCACAACAACTCGATTGAATCAGTTTCCAATGAGGCAAGCAGGCAATACACTATGGAAATGGAAATCCTGTTGTCGGCAGCGTACCCTAGATGA